Proteins encoded by one window of Microcebus murinus isolate Inina chromosome 2, M.murinus_Inina_mat1.0, whole genome shotgun sequence:
- the RGS5 gene encoding regulator of G-protein signaling 5, which yields MCKGLAALPHSCLERAKEIKIKLGILLQKPDSAVDLVIPYNEKPEKPAKAQKPSPDEALQWRDSLDKLLQNDYGLASFKSFLKSEFSEENLEFWIACQDYKKIKSPAKMAEKAKQIYEEFIQTEAPKEVNIDHFTKDITMKNLVEPSLSSFDVAQKRIHALMEKDSLPRFVRSEFYQELIK from the exons GGCCAAGGAGATTAAGATCAAGTTGGGAATTCTCCTCCAGAAGCCAGACTCGGCTGTTGACCTTGTCATTCCATACAACGAGAAGCCGGAGAAACCAGCCAAGGCCCAGAA ACCCTCGCCGGATGAGGCCCTTCAGTGGCGCGATTCCTTGGACAAGCTCCTGCAGAACGACT ATGGACTTGCCAGTTTCAAAAGTTTCCTGAAGTCTGAATTCAGTGAGGAAAACCTTGAGTTCTGGATTGCCTGTCAGGATTACAAGAAGATCAAGTCCCCTGCCAAGATGGCCGAGAAGGCAAAGCAAATTTATGAAGAATTCATCCAAACAGAGGCTCCTAAAGAG GTGAATATTGACCACTTCACTAAGGACATCACAATGAAGAACCTGGTGGAACCTTCCCTGAGCAGCTTTGACGTGGCCCAGAAAAGAATTCATGCTCTGATGGAAAAGGATTCACTGCCTCGCTTTGTGCGCTCTGAGTTTTATCAGGAGTTAATCAAGTAG